From Paenibacillus graminis, a single genomic window includes:
- a CDS encoding S-layer homology domain-containing protein — MYSKRLRSTVSMVLVFILSFMGVLEVSAASLKATVVTSEKMLDGKQKITVNSVLDVTYGDYNKLNEVKFSLMKDGNVLATQIKQKDQGERISAADSVYSLKYPDISFEGLTAGEEVVLQAEYQGESGLIVTDPQSIKVPASSEIQIVVERMTKDSDTYIISSTGEVRSDDKNIRLTILSKGVPLAKEAISVGTYSSYNNLTTDEAGQVQIIGNSKVSLTSPVLFVSVRQGKPDYEATPLYVNNLIKEGTYTAAIRYLDGNGRLIQQKSDNISLPSGVSQSFGTSGLDVLVLKTGEISDSYPALIRSVENEVYMFQTSQTALYSAADGAHLEIVQDSSEYSRLGFEYSWEGAPVEMESFSIVPNNQYKQVNLSNPFQNIISNSLYVKKNVDYDITAVAGIPGTSSKVVLRNQVKPAEDQFTVQYAAKAADFSALKVQVPDRGQGLGDLFISYLNNKFNYNKLDLKVQAADSTLYVRKGEEIHRLTTTVSGAAKNSSYNDEIVLNSFFTPADNEYAFKGGSKYTSQVILKVLSSDYYDQDEVRNQIVLGENLQLRVDMRDEYNNAIDLTSDYTMQILDASGAIVEDNGLSWTSEEEDGKLMRISQRQWKPAKSGDYTIQFLPHHYVSGTGYVKGAVIAEAALKVLPKQELEVEIRDKSGNLVDLVNKPYMTIDQAEKVTVTVREHITGGLGKVLPGVKVTRYGEDIGVTDEQGQLILPARLGTYLGEFFFKKKDYLSRTESVAVIDPKIQAVVRVRGLDKPEGAYDGGVPLDYAYVQAVIKKSDDSYTRQSKFIGTGGEQTFLVVESPSTVGVDFMRYNRSHLGVESKYGYYMYGSIHTEPGKDYSLLLDAREPLQAVSKVNLTKYMEELSVIRKDLPGVDYVPYVVDSNASEDNYFYATEGTYSALAHTKGDIFIYRDNVAVNAGDNIWDYNDSAAGLATLLAPDSGSIYGVEYITPARSQLRGYSYDARQIQLTPGEVIVKVDQLVGSLEYQFNIHFAPGALKAGTISELAPGAIAGLDIFGLQNGKLVRTSGNEQMQFGLVDTAGNQIGQLSKPRILVTDYGSSRGYKLLYPEAASYEIRDEAGLKLYEATSTGYPISVNRIFPNGTYVLKASVTIEGQTYSLDKKFVLDTAAGTVIDPGVPVPGGNGGNGGTDPGNGSNPDNGSGNGNGSGNGNGNGNSSGNGNGGVTAPVTTTPVNVNVNEQNTKLQDLVKNSTGTQAERAAAAQKALGSIAESLKSGATAQEAEQNSKSMSQALDSAAQLLASIQDPAEKQKIVSSISTLIDSAPYILNKLDTADKALAFAQTLIQHAAAVMNNTQGVAAAEIEQLKQGILSSSQAALNKAGEVTISKEYVNLEGNTVSSQLTEELVSKQIESSKKALAAVSEQLTAKLGAGLASELKVSLTVEVPAMGAGVNKLNTSLPSEILKVLQDNDVDGLKLQMGTTAFTIEPDTFGTVEAGQKITLAAEVVENAVIGKPGQAEPLATLPVMEFSAKVGEKAVKNFEKPINVTFDVSAIDTSKYSADNLEHLTVYVLNETSLTWEAVGGKYDPVTQTVSALRGHFSRYTIMIGTAAFKDVADNHWAKKEINYLLTKGILEETAEFNPSGKVTRSQFANWISRAYGLDGSGLTLPFKDVAAGSAGYNGVAAAYEAGIITGKSASAFDPGATISRQEIAAMLARALTLYNGAKAVADPGAVNAAYTDGGKIAKWAAAGVALANRTDLFKGFEDGTFRPAQTATKAEAAALIYRLYQLK, encoded by the coding sequence ATGTATTCAAAAAGGTTGAGAAGTACAGTATCCATGGTATTGGTTTTCATTTTATCCTTTATGGGTGTGCTGGAGGTATCGGCTGCATCGCTGAAAGCGACGGTAGTAACCTCGGAGAAAATGCTTGACGGGAAACAGAAGATCACTGTCAACAGCGTGCTGGATGTAACCTATGGAGACTACAATAAGCTTAATGAAGTGAAGTTCTCTCTTATGAAGGACGGCAATGTATTGGCAACTCAAATCAAGCAAAAAGATCAGGGAGAACGCATATCTGCAGCAGATTCTGTATATTCGCTAAAGTACCCTGATATCTCATTTGAGGGACTTACCGCCGGAGAGGAGGTTGTGCTTCAGGCAGAATATCAAGGGGAGTCGGGGTTAATAGTTACTGACCCGCAGAGCATTAAGGTTCCTGCTTCATCTGAAATCCAAATTGTCGTGGAACGGATGACTAAGGATTCCGATACATACATCATTTCATCAACCGGAGAAGTCCGCAGCGATGATAAGAATATCAGGCTGACGATTTTAAGCAAAGGCGTGCCGCTCGCTAAAGAAGCGATTTCGGTTGGAACTTACTCCTCTTATAACAATCTGACTACAGATGAGGCTGGACAAGTACAAATTATAGGAAACTCGAAAGTTTCGCTGACAAGTCCGGTGCTCTTTGTGTCCGTGCGTCAAGGGAAACCAGACTATGAGGCTACGCCTCTATATGTCAATAACCTTATAAAAGAAGGTACATACACTGCGGCTATCCGTTACCTTGATGGGAACGGAAGACTGATTCAGCAGAAATCGGACAATATTTCCCTGCCGAGTGGGGTAAGCCAATCCTTTGGCACTTCAGGGCTGGATGTGCTGGTGCTCAAAACAGGTGAAATTTCGGACTCTTATCCGGCGCTGATCAGATCAGTAGAAAACGAAGTGTATATGTTCCAGACAAGCCAGACGGCATTGTATTCAGCCGCAGACGGGGCTCATCTGGAGATTGTCCAGGACAGCAGCGAATACAGCCGCTTGGGCTTTGAGTATTCATGGGAAGGGGCACCTGTTGAGATGGAGTCCTTCTCCATTGTTCCCAACAACCAGTACAAACAAGTTAATTTATCCAATCCGTTTCAGAACATCATCTCTAATTCATTATATGTGAAGAAAAATGTGGATTATGATATTACGGCAGTTGCAGGTATCCCCGGAACAAGCAGCAAGGTTGTACTGAGAAACCAGGTCAAGCCTGCCGAAGACCAGTTTACCGTACAATATGCAGCCAAAGCTGCGGACTTCAGCGCCCTGAAGGTTCAGGTGCCGGATCGCGGACAAGGACTGGGAGATCTATTTATTTCCTATTTGAATAATAAATTCAATTACAATAAGCTGGATCTGAAGGTTCAGGCTGCTGATTCAACCTTGTATGTACGGAAAGGTGAAGAAATTCACCGTTTAACTACTACAGTTTCCGGCGCAGCCAAGAACAGCAGCTACAATGATGAAATCGTGCTGAATTCCTTTTTCACCCCGGCGGATAATGAGTATGCCTTCAAGGGAGGAAGCAAATACACGTCTCAAGTCATTCTGAAGGTCCTTAGTTCCGACTACTATGACCAAGACGAAGTCCGCAATCAAATTGTACTGGGTGAGAACCTGCAGTTGCGGGTGGATATGAGGGACGAGTACAATAACGCGATAGATCTGACAAGTGATTACACCATGCAAATTCTGGATGCCTCTGGAGCAATCGTTGAAGATAACGGACTCAGCTGGACATCTGAAGAAGAAGACGGCAAGCTGATGCGTATCAGCCAGCGGCAATGGAAGCCTGCGAAGTCCGGCGATTACACCATTCAATTTCTGCCGCATCACTACGTAAGCGGCACCGGGTACGTTAAGGGTGCGGTGATTGCCGAAGCAGCCCTCAAGGTTCTGCCGAAGCAGGAGCTTGAAGTCGAAATCCGTGATAAGTCCGGGAATTTGGTGGACCTGGTGAACAAACCTTATATGACCATAGACCAGGCTGAGAAGGTAACCGTTACTGTACGTGAGCATATTACAGGCGGACTTGGAAAAGTTCTGCCGGGTGTAAAGGTGACCCGGTACGGTGAAGACATCGGAGTAACAGATGAGCAGGGCCAACTGATTCTACCGGCAAGACTGGGTACGTATCTCGGCGAATTCTTTTTCAAGAAAAAGGATTATTTATCCAGAACGGAGTCTGTTGCCGTTATCGATCCGAAGATTCAAGCTGTAGTACGGGTCCGGGGATTGGACAAGCCTGAAGGTGCTTATGACGGCGGAGTTCCGCTGGACTATGCTTACGTTCAAGCCGTAATTAAAAAGAGCGATGACAGCTATACCCGGCAGTCGAAGTTCATCGGCACCGGGGGCGAGCAGACATTTCTGGTTGTAGAATCGCCATCGACGGTCGGAGTAGATTTCATGCGTTATAACCGCAGCCATCTGGGTGTGGAATCTAAATATGGTTACTACATGTATGGTTCCATTCATACCGAGCCGGGTAAGGATTATTCCTTGCTGCTTGATGCAAGAGAACCGCTGCAGGCAGTCAGCAAAGTCAACCTGACTAAATATATGGAGGAATTATCGGTAATCCGCAAGGATTTGCCCGGCGTCGATTATGTGCCTTATGTAGTGGACAGCAATGCCAGTGAAGATAATTATTTTTATGCCACAGAAGGAACTTATAGCGCTCTTGCCCATACCAAGGGAGACATCTTTATTTACCGCGATAATGTTGCTGTAAATGCAGGAGATAATATATGGGATTATAATGACAGTGCTGCCGGATTAGCGACGCTGCTTGCCCCGGACTCGGGAAGCATTTACGGTGTAGAATACATTACACCAGCCCGGTCACAATTAAGAGGCTACTCCTACGATGCCAGACAGATCCAGTTGACTCCGGGGGAAGTCATCGTTAAGGTGGACCAATTGGTCGGCAGTCTTGAATATCAGTTCAATATTCATTTTGCTCCGGGAGCACTGAAAGCAGGAACTATATCGGAACTTGCGCCTGGAGCTATCGCCGGATTGGATATCTTTGGGCTGCAGAACGGCAAGCTGGTTCGCACCTCCGGCAATGAACAGATGCAGTTCGGATTAGTCGATACCGCAGGAAACCAGATTGGACAACTTAGTAAACCCCGGATTTTGGTTACAGACTATGGGTCATCCCGGGGATATAAACTTCTGTATCCTGAAGCGGCTTCTTATGAGATCCGGGATGAGGCCGGGTTGAAACTGTACGAAGCAACCTCTACCGGCTACCCAATTAGCGTAAATAGAATTTTCCCGAACGGGACCTATGTGCTTAAAGCTTCGGTAACAATTGAAGGACAAACCTATAGTTTGGATAAGAAATTTGTTTTGGACACAGCTGCGGGAACCGTTATCGATCCTGGTGTGCCTGTTCCGGGCGGAAACGGCGGTAATGGTGGAACAGATCCGGGAAACGGCAGCAATCCCGATAATGGAAGCGGCAATGGCAATGGCAGTGGTAACGGAAACGGAAATGGTAATAGCAGTGGTAACGGTAACGGCGGTGTGACAGCACCTGTAACCACAACGCCGGTAAATGTGAACGTAAATGAACAGAATACGAAGCTTCAGGACTTGGTAAAAAATTCAACCGGAACACAGGCAGAACGGGCAGCTGCAGCGCAGAAAGCGCTGGGCAGCATTGCCGAATCCCTGAAGTCCGGGGCCACAGCCCAAGAAGCGGAACAGAACAGCAAGAGTATGTCTCAAGCTTTGGACAGTGCGGCCCAATTGCTGGCTAGCATTCAAGATCCTGCAGAGAAGCAAAAGATTGTCAGTTCAATCAGTACATTAATAGACAGCGCACCGTATATATTGAACAAGCTGGATACTGCTGACAAAGCGCTTGCCTTTGCACAGACGCTCATACAGCATGCGGCAGCAGTTATGAATAACACACAAGGTGTAGCGGCAGCAGAGATCGAGCAATTGAAACAAGGCATCCTGTCATCGAGCCAGGCGGCCCTGAACAAAGCCGGCGAAGTTACGATCTCTAAGGAATATGTGAATCTGGAAGGGAACACAGTCTCATCGCAATTGACGGAAGAACTCGTCAGCAAGCAGATTGAATCCTCCAAAAAGGCTTTGGCTGCTGTATCAGAGCAGCTTACTGCCAAGCTGGGAGCAGGTTTGGCCAGTGAACTTAAGGTTTCCCTGACCGTTGAGGTTCCGGCGATGGGCGCTGGTGTGAACAAGCTGAACACCTCGCTGCCTTCGGAGATTCTTAAGGTGCTTCAAGACAATGATGTGGATGGTCTCAAGCTCCAGATGGGGACAACGGCATTCACTATTGAACCGGATACATTCGGCACTGTAGAAGCAGGACAGAAAATAACCCTGGCGGCTGAGGTCGTGGAGAATGCTGTGATCGGCAAGCCGGGTCAGGCAGAGCCATTGGCTACCCTGCCGGTGATGGAATTCAGCGCAAAGGTAGGAGAGAAGGCGGTCAAGAATTTCGAGAAGCCAATTAACGTGACCTTTGATGTCTCCGCAATTGATACATCCAAATACTCGGCGGATAACCTTGAGCATCTCACAGTGTATGTGCTCAATGAGACCAGCCTGACCTGGGAAGCCGTTGGCGGTAAATATGATCCGGTTACACAAACAGTGAGTGCGCTCAGAGGGCACTTCAGCCGTTATACCATAATGATCGGAACTGCCGCGTTTAAGGATGTAGCAGACAATCATTGGGCTAAAAAAGAGATCAATTACCTGTTAACCAAGGGTATTCTGGAAGAGACGGCGGAGTTTAATCCTTCAGGCAAGGTGACCCGTTCACAGTTCGCCAACTGGATTTCCAGAGCCTATGGTTTGGATGGCAGCGGGCTGACCCTGCCATTCAAAGACGTCGCGGCCGGAAGCGCTGGCTATAATGGAGTTGCCGCTGCTTACGAAGCCGGAATTATTACAGGCAAATCTGCTTCGGCTTTTGATCCCGGGGCTACAATTAGCCGTCAGGAGATTGCCGCGATGCTGGCACGCGCCCTTACTCTCTATAACGGGGCGAAGGCAGTTGCCGATCCCGGAGCAGTGAACGCCGCTTATACCGATGGCGGTAAAATTGCCAAGTGGGCAGCAGCAGGCGTTGCTCTGGCTAACCGCACCGATCTCTTCAAAGGTTTTGAAGACGGGACTTTCCGTCCGGCACAAACAGCAACCAAGGCAGAAGCTGCCGCATTGATTTACAGACTGTATCAACTGAAGTAA